Proteins encoded in a region of the Acipenser ruthenus chromosome 11, fAciRut3.2 maternal haplotype, whole genome shotgun sequence genome:
- the LOC131739366 gene encoding leukemia inhibitory factor-like: MWVSFSGILGMLLVVCMMASTAYTKPVAPGSCRYNNTDILCHKSLQNSKSAVPLLRDLMKNLLASYLSFNVQGMNEDICTSLADRFLPHGVVESERLIQIQKVLAFMHASLREITREQREFNPNCKTFHSELEAVASQIASLASNVACMMCERHNTPVTVEVPQLNRPSGVFRQKQWSCSVLSKSALFFRPDLISEGP; encoded by the exons ATGTGGGTTTCTTTTTCAGGGATCTTGGGCATGCTGCTAGTCGTGTGCATGATGGCATCAACAGCTTATACAAAGCCTGTGGCACCAGGGAGCTGCAGATACAACAACACTGACATCCTCTGCCACAAGTCTCTACAGAACAGCAAGAGCGCTGTGCCATTACTGAGAGACCTCATGAAGAACCTGCTAGCATCCTAT CTGTCCTTTAATGTTCAAGGCATGAATGAAGATATCTGCACCAGCCTCGCGGACAGGTTCCTCCCCCATGGAGTGGTTGAGAGCGAAAGGCTGATTCAAATCCAAAAGGTCCTGGCCTTCATGCATGCCAGTCTAAGGGAGATCACCAGAGAGCAGCGGGAGTTCAACCCAAACTGCAAAACATTCCACAGTGAACTGGAGGCCGTGGCCAGCCAGATAGCAAGCCTGGCTTCCAACGTGGCTTGCATGATGTGCGAGCGCCACAACACGCCAGTCACAGTGGAAGTGCCACAGCTCAACCGTCCCTCAGGGGTATTCCGTCAGAAGCAGTGGAGCTGTTCGGTGCTCAGCAAGTCTGCGTTGTTTTTCAGACCGGACCTCATCTCCGAAGGACCTTAG
- the LOC117963129 gene encoding SREBP regulating gene protein, which translates to MVLRKLLRKRWVLGVVFGLSLIYFLTSTLKQEERTVRDRVLLQARDPDHRIDWKVHFNLGNSSRQINQCRNSIQGKVLLTDELGFVCQREDLLVNGCCNVNNPSTSQYLCKSCLSNGCCGVYEYCVSCCLQPDKQQLLERFLNRAAEGFQNLFTAVKDHFELCLAKCRTSSQSVQHENTYRDPMAKYCYGENPPELLPI; encoded by the exons ATGGTGTTGCGCAAGCTCCTCAGGAAGCGTTGGGTTCTCGGGGTCGTTTTTGGACTGTCCCTCATTTACTTCCTGACCAGCACACTCAAGCAG GAGGAGAGGACTGTACGAGACCGGGTCCTTCTGCAAGCCAGGGACCCCGACCACCGCATTGACTGGAAAGTGCACTTTAACTTGGGAAACAGCAGCCGTCAAATCAACCAGTGTAGGAACTCCATCCAGGGCAAGGTTCTCCTCACAGACGAGCTGG GTTTTGTCTGTCAGCGGGAGGATCTGCTGGTGAACGGCTGCTGTAATGTCAATAACCCCAGCACTAGCCAGTACCTCTGCAAGAGCTGCTTGTCCAATGGCTGCTGTGGTGTTTATGAGTACTGCGTTTCCTGCTGTCTGCAGCCAGACAAG CAACAGCTTCTGGAGCGCTTCCTGAATCGAGCAGCAGAAGGCTTTCAGAATCTCTTCACAGCTGTCAAGGACCATTTTGAATTGTGTCTGGCCAAGTGTAGGACCTCCTCCCAG AGCGTTCAGCATGAGAATACCTACAGAGATCCCATGGCCAAGTACTGCTATGGGGAAAATCCACCAGAACTGCTCCCAATTTAA